One genomic window of Micrococcus flavus includes the following:
- a CDS encoding IS110 family transposase, protein MTVQPPAVFIGLDVGKAEHHAVALTAAGKKVYDKALPNDETRLRGILAELTTTYGPVLLVVDQPATIGALPVAVAQACEGVEVAYLPGLAMRRIADLHPGSAKTDAKDAAIIAEAARTMPHTLRSIRVDEEQIAELAMLAGFDDDLAAQITATSNRLRGLLTQIHPALERVLGPRITHPAVADLLGRYPTPAQLKTAGAGNVRARLRKHAPRLAGSLTEQIFQALDEQSVVVAGTQAAATVVPILAEQLAGLTRQRAGLASQVEAVVEAHPLHPVLISMPGVGIRTAARILTEVVGKDFVDAGHLASYAGIAPVTRRSGTSIRGEHVARGGNKRLKRALFLSAFASLSHPPSRAYYDRKRAQGKRHNQALIALARRRTDVLYAMLRDGTLYQDPTAPPAPSSVALAA, encoded by the coding sequence ATGACAGTCCAGCCCCCAGCCGTGTTCATCGGCCTTGACGTCGGCAAGGCCGAGCACCACGCCGTGGCCCTCACCGCGGCCGGGAAGAAGGTCTACGACAAGGCCCTGCCCAACGACGAGACCCGCCTACGCGGCATCCTCGCCGAGCTCACCACCACCTACGGGCCGGTGCTGCTCGTGGTGGACCAGCCGGCCACGATTGGGGCCCTGCCCGTGGCCGTGGCCCAGGCCTGCGAGGGCGTTGAGGTGGCGTACCTGCCCGGGCTGGCGATGCGACGGATCGCTGACCTGCACCCCGGCTCGGCCAAGACCGACGCCAAGGACGCGGCGATCATCGCTGAAGCAGCCCGCACGATGCCCCATACGCTGCGCTCCATCCGAGTCGATGAGGAACAGATCGCAGAGCTGGCCATGCTCGCCGGTTTCGATGACGACCTCGCCGCGCAGATCACCGCGACCTCGAACCGGCTGCGCGGACTCCTCACCCAGATCCACCCGGCGCTTGAGCGCGTGCTCGGGCCCAGGATCACCCACCCCGCCGTGGCAGACCTTCTCGGCCGGTACCCCACCCCGGCGCAGCTGAAGACCGCCGGGGCGGGGAATGTGCGTGCCCGGCTGCGCAAGCACGCCCCACGACTGGCGGGCTCGCTCACGGAGCAGATCTTCCAAGCCCTGGACGAGCAGTCCGTGGTCGTGGCTGGCACGCAGGCCGCGGCCACCGTGGTGCCCATCCTGGCCGAACAACTCGCCGGACTGACCCGTCAGCGGGCCGGACTGGCCTCCCAGGTGGAGGCTGTGGTGGAGGCCCACCCTCTTCACCCGGTCCTGATCTCGATGCCCGGAGTAGGGATCAGGACCGCCGCACGCATCCTCACTGAAGTTGTGGGCAAGGACTTCGTCGATGCCGGGCATCTGGCCTCATACGCCGGGATCGCCCCGGTCACCCGACGCTCAGGGACCTCGATCCGCGGAGAGCACGTAGCCCGGGGAGGAAACAAGCGCCTGAAGCGGGCCCTGTTCCTCTCAGCGTTCGCTTCGCTGTCACACCCGCCTTCCAGGGCGTACTACGACCGCAAACGAGCCCAGGGCAAACGCCACAACCAGGCGCTGATTGCGCTGGCCCGGCGCCGCACCGACGTGCTCTACGCGATGCTCCGCGATGGCACCCTGTATCAAGATCCGACCGCCCCGCCAGCACCATCATCAGTCGCTCTCGCGGCTTGA